The following proteins come from a genomic window of Miscanthus floridulus cultivar M001 chromosome 2, ASM1932011v1, whole genome shotgun sequence:
- the LOC136535792 gene encoding phospholipase D beta 1-like isoform X2 produces the protein MPQDDDESIAWVLHGAAGDDAPAVLLHGSLDIWIHEARNLPNKDILSKRMRDLLCKPSEGMTSDPYVTVQVASAVVARTFVIPDDENPVWAQQFLVPVAHEAAAVNFVVKDSDVVGAELIGVVAVRADRLQAGDRVEGAYPVLESNGKECAPGAVLRLSVQYVPVARLTMYHHGVTPGPDFAGVPRTYFPLRRGGKVTLYQDAHVPDGTLPEVRLGNGACYQHGQCWRDVYDAISQARRLIYITGWSVFHTIHLVRDGHGDMALGDLLRRKSQEGVRVLLLVWDDPTSRSVLGIKMEGYMGTRDEETRRFFKHSSVQILLCPRSAGKRHSWVKQQETGTIFTHHQKTVILDADAGNHKRKIVAFVGGLDLCGGRYDTPRHTLFRTLQTFHKEDYYNPNFAVEDARGPREPWHDLHSKIDGPAAYDVLKNFEERWLKASKRSGAKKLSKLSRSHNDTLLWIEKIPDIIAVDDEMYSNDNDPERWDVQIFRSIDSNSVKGFPKDPREATSKNLVCGKNVLIDMSVHTAYVNAIRGAQHFIYIENQYFLGSSFNWDSHKDVGANNLIPIEIALKIANKIYSNERFSAYIVVPMWPEGNPTGTPTQRILYWQKKTMQMMYDIIYKALKEVGLDGTYEPQDYLNFFCLGNREAEDTTCTSGGPFSASNPQDQARKNRRFMVYVHSKGMIVDDEYVIIGSANINQRSMEGTRDTEIAMAAYQPQHTWANTLSAPRGQIFGYRMSLWAEHIGSIEESFARPESLECMRQVRHIGEQNWEKFISSHVTEMKGHLLKYPVSIDSRGKVNPLSGCATFPDLGGNICGSFLNIQENLTI, from the exons ATGCCCCAGGACGACGACGAGAGCATCGCCTGGGTGCTGCATGGCGCCGCCGGGGACGACGCGCCGGCGGTGCTGCTGCACGGCAGCCTGGACATCTGGATCCACGAGGCGCGGAACCTGCCCAACAAGGACATCCTGTCCAAGAGGATGCGGGACCTGCTGTGCAAGCCGTCGGAGGGTATGACCAGCGACCCCTACGTGACGGTGCAGGTCGCCTCCGCCGTGGTGGCGCGCACCTTCGTCATCCCCGACGACGAGAACCCCGTGTGGGCGCAGCAGTTCCTGGTGCCCGTCGCGCACGAGGCCGCTGCCGTCAACTTCGTCGTCAAGGACAGCGACGTCGTGGGCGCGGAGCTCATCGGCGTCGTCGCCGTCCGCGCCGACCGGCTGCAGGCCGGGGACAGGGTCGAGGGCGCGTACCCGGTCCTCGAGAGCAACGGCAAGGAGTGCGCGCCGGGGGCCGTGCTCCGGCTGTCGGTGCAGTACGTGCCCGTGGCGAGGCTCACCATGTACCACCACGGCGTCACCCCGGGCCCGGACTTCGCCGGCGTGCCCAGGACCTACTTCCCGCTGCGCCGGGGCGGGAAGGTCACGCTGTACCAGGACGCGCACGTGCCCGACGGCACGCTGCCGGAGGTCAGGCTAGGGAACGGCGCCTGCTACCAGCACGGCCAGTGCTGGCGCGACGTCTACGACGCCATATCCCAGGCACGGAGGCTCATCTACATCACTGGATGGTCCGTGTTCCACACCATCCACCTGGTGCGCGACGGCCACGGGGACATGGCGCTCGGCGACCTGCTCAGGAGGAAGTCGCAGGAGGGGGTGCGGGTGCTGCTGCTCGTGTGGGACGATCCCACGTCCCGGAGCGTCCTCGGCATCAAGATG GAAGGTTACATGGGCACGAGGGATGAGGAGACTCGGAGATTCTTCAAGCACTCTTCGGTTCAGATACTGCTTTGCCCACGATCTGCTGGGAAAAGGCACAGCTGGGTGAAGCAACAG GAAACAGGCACTATCTTTACTCATCATCAGAAAACAGTGATCTTGGATGCTGATGCTGGGAATCATAAAAGGAAGATTGTTGCTTTCGTAGGAGGCCTTGATTTATGCGGAGGGCGGTATGATACACCAAGACACACTCTATTTCGGACTCTTCAGACATTTCACAAGGAAGATTATTACAACCCGAATTTTGCG GTTGAAGATGCTCGTGGCCCAAGAGAGCCATGGCATGACTTGCATTCCAAGATCGATGGTCCAGCAGCATATGATGTCCTGAAAAACTTTGAGGAGCGTTGGTTAAAGGCATCAAAGCGCAGTGGCGCTAAGAAACTGTCAAAATTGTCGAGATCGCATAATGATACGCTGCTCTGGATTGAAAAGATACCTGATATTATAGCTGTTGACGACGAAATGTATTCAAATGACAATGATCCAGAGAGATGGGATGTGCAG ATTTTTCGATCAATTGATTCGAATTCTGTCAAGGGGTTTCCAAAAGATCCACGGGAGGCCACTAGTAAG AATCTTGTTTGTGGGAAAAATGTACTGATTGATATGAGCGTGCATACAGCATATGTGAATGCCATCCGAGGTGCTCAACATTTCATCTACATTGAGAACCAGTACTTCCTTGGCTCTTCATTTAATTGGGATTCACATAAAGATGTTG GTGCTAATAATCTGATACCCATTGAGATAGCACTCAAAATTGCAAACAAGATTTATTCGAATGAGAGATTTTCAGCTTATATAGTAGTTCCAATGTGGCCTGAGGGTAATCCTACTGGTACTCCTACGCAAAGGATTCTCTATTGGCAG AAAAAGACAATGCAAATGATGTATGATATAATCTATAAGGCCTTGAAAGAAGTAGGACTAGATGGTACATATGAGCCGCAGGATTACCTGAATTTTTTCTGCCTTGGTAACCGCGAAGCTGAGGACACTACTTGCACTTCTGGTGGACCATTCTCAGCCAGTAACCCTCAG GACCAAGCTCGGAAGAATAGGAGATTCATGGTGTATGTGCACTCGAAAGGCATGATTGTGGATGATGAATATGTGATCATTGGGTCTGCTAACATCAACCAGAGATCCATGGAAGGAACTAGAGATACAGAGATTGCAATGGCTGCATACCAACCCCAGCACACATGGGCAAATACGCTTTCTGCTCCTCGTGGACAG ATTTTCGGTTACAGGATGTCTCTATGGGCAGAGCACATCGGATCCATCGAGGAGAGCTTCGCCAGGCCGGAGAGTCTAGAGTGCATGAGGCAGGTGCGGCACATCGGAGAGCAGAACTGGGAGAAATTCATCTCCAGTCATGTGACTGAGATGAAGGGCCACCTGCTCAAGTACCCCGTCAGCATCGATTCCAGGGGCAAGGTGAATCCTCTGTCTGGTTGTGCCACATTCCCAGATCTTGGTGGGAACATCTGCGGCTCATTCCTGAACATCCAAGAAAACCTCACAATATGA
- the LOC136535792 gene encoding phospholipase D beta 1-like isoform X1, which yields MPQDDDESIAWVLHGAAGDDAPAVLLHGSLDIWIHEARNLPNKDILSKRMRDLLCKPSEGMTSDPYVTVQVASAVVARTFVIPDDENPVWAQQFLVPVAHEAAAVNFVVKDSDVVGAELIGVVAVRADRLQAGDRVEGAYPVLESNGKECAPGAVLRLSVQYVPVARLTMYHHGVTPGPDFAGVPRTYFPLRRGGKVTLYQDAHVPDGTLPEVRLGNGACYQHGQCWRDVYDAISQARRLIYITGWSVFHTIHLVRDGHGDMALGDLLRRKSQEGVRVLLLVWDDPTSRSVLGIKMEGYMGTRDEETRRFFKHSSVQILLCPRSAGKRHSWVKQQETGTIFTHHQKTVILDADAGNHKRKIVAFVGGLDLCGGRYDTPRHTLFRTLQTFHKEDYYNPNFAVEDARGPREPWHDLHSKIDGPAAYDVLKNFEERWLKASKRSGAKKLSKLSRSHNDTLLWIEKIPDIIAVDDEMYSNDNDPERWDVQQIFRSIDSNSVKGFPKDPREATSKNLVCGKNVLIDMSVHTAYVNAIRGAQHFIYIENQYFLGSSFNWDSHKDVGANNLIPIEIALKIANKIYSNERFSAYIVVPMWPEGNPTGTPTQRILYWQKKTMQMMYDIIYKALKEVGLDGTYEPQDYLNFFCLGNREAEDTTCTSGGPFSASNPQDQARKNRRFMVYVHSKGMIVDDEYVIIGSANINQRSMEGTRDTEIAMAAYQPQHTWANTLSAPRGQIFGYRMSLWAEHIGSIEESFARPESLECMRQVRHIGEQNWEKFISSHVTEMKGHLLKYPVSIDSRGKVNPLSGCATFPDLGGNICGSFLNIQENLTI from the exons ATGCCCCAGGACGACGACGAGAGCATCGCCTGGGTGCTGCATGGCGCCGCCGGGGACGACGCGCCGGCGGTGCTGCTGCACGGCAGCCTGGACATCTGGATCCACGAGGCGCGGAACCTGCCCAACAAGGACATCCTGTCCAAGAGGATGCGGGACCTGCTGTGCAAGCCGTCGGAGGGTATGACCAGCGACCCCTACGTGACGGTGCAGGTCGCCTCCGCCGTGGTGGCGCGCACCTTCGTCATCCCCGACGACGAGAACCCCGTGTGGGCGCAGCAGTTCCTGGTGCCCGTCGCGCACGAGGCCGCTGCCGTCAACTTCGTCGTCAAGGACAGCGACGTCGTGGGCGCGGAGCTCATCGGCGTCGTCGCCGTCCGCGCCGACCGGCTGCAGGCCGGGGACAGGGTCGAGGGCGCGTACCCGGTCCTCGAGAGCAACGGCAAGGAGTGCGCGCCGGGGGCCGTGCTCCGGCTGTCGGTGCAGTACGTGCCCGTGGCGAGGCTCACCATGTACCACCACGGCGTCACCCCGGGCCCGGACTTCGCCGGCGTGCCCAGGACCTACTTCCCGCTGCGCCGGGGCGGGAAGGTCACGCTGTACCAGGACGCGCACGTGCCCGACGGCACGCTGCCGGAGGTCAGGCTAGGGAACGGCGCCTGCTACCAGCACGGCCAGTGCTGGCGCGACGTCTACGACGCCATATCCCAGGCACGGAGGCTCATCTACATCACTGGATGGTCCGTGTTCCACACCATCCACCTGGTGCGCGACGGCCACGGGGACATGGCGCTCGGCGACCTGCTCAGGAGGAAGTCGCAGGAGGGGGTGCGGGTGCTGCTGCTCGTGTGGGACGATCCCACGTCCCGGAGCGTCCTCGGCATCAAGATG GAAGGTTACATGGGCACGAGGGATGAGGAGACTCGGAGATTCTTCAAGCACTCTTCGGTTCAGATACTGCTTTGCCCACGATCTGCTGGGAAAAGGCACAGCTGGGTGAAGCAACAG GAAACAGGCACTATCTTTACTCATCATCAGAAAACAGTGATCTTGGATGCTGATGCTGGGAATCATAAAAGGAAGATTGTTGCTTTCGTAGGAGGCCTTGATTTATGCGGAGGGCGGTATGATACACCAAGACACACTCTATTTCGGACTCTTCAGACATTTCACAAGGAAGATTATTACAACCCGAATTTTGCG GTTGAAGATGCTCGTGGCCCAAGAGAGCCATGGCATGACTTGCATTCCAAGATCGATGGTCCAGCAGCATATGATGTCCTGAAAAACTTTGAGGAGCGTTGGTTAAAGGCATCAAAGCGCAGTGGCGCTAAGAAACTGTCAAAATTGTCGAGATCGCATAATGATACGCTGCTCTGGATTGAAAAGATACCTGATATTATAGCTGTTGACGACGAAATGTATTCAAATGACAATGATCCAGAGAGATGGGATGTGCAG CAGATTTTTCGATCAATTGATTCGAATTCTGTCAAGGGGTTTCCAAAAGATCCACGGGAGGCCACTAGTAAG AATCTTGTTTGTGGGAAAAATGTACTGATTGATATGAGCGTGCATACAGCATATGTGAATGCCATCCGAGGTGCTCAACATTTCATCTACATTGAGAACCAGTACTTCCTTGGCTCTTCATTTAATTGGGATTCACATAAAGATGTTG GTGCTAATAATCTGATACCCATTGAGATAGCACTCAAAATTGCAAACAAGATTTATTCGAATGAGAGATTTTCAGCTTATATAGTAGTTCCAATGTGGCCTGAGGGTAATCCTACTGGTACTCCTACGCAAAGGATTCTCTATTGGCAG AAAAAGACAATGCAAATGATGTATGATATAATCTATAAGGCCTTGAAAGAAGTAGGACTAGATGGTACATATGAGCCGCAGGATTACCTGAATTTTTTCTGCCTTGGTAACCGCGAAGCTGAGGACACTACTTGCACTTCTGGTGGACCATTCTCAGCCAGTAACCCTCAG GACCAAGCTCGGAAGAATAGGAGATTCATGGTGTATGTGCACTCGAAAGGCATGATTGTGGATGATGAATATGTGATCATTGGGTCTGCTAACATCAACCAGAGATCCATGGAAGGAACTAGAGATACAGAGATTGCAATGGCTGCATACCAACCCCAGCACACATGGGCAAATACGCTTTCTGCTCCTCGTGGACAG ATTTTCGGTTACAGGATGTCTCTATGGGCAGAGCACATCGGATCCATCGAGGAGAGCTTCGCCAGGCCGGAGAGTCTAGAGTGCATGAGGCAGGTGCGGCACATCGGAGAGCAGAACTGGGAGAAATTCATCTCCAGTCATGTGACTGAGATGAAGGGCCACCTGCTCAAGTACCCCGTCAGCATCGATTCCAGGGGCAAGGTGAATCCTCTGTCTGGTTGTGCCACATTCCCAGATCTTGGTGGGAACATCTGCGGCTCATTCCTGAACATCCAAGAAAACCTCACAATATGA
- the LOC136535791 gene encoding subtilisin-like protease 4, with protein sequence MRTQKSLLPLLLLLSAAALLAVADAQERKNYVVHLEPRDDDDSSSAGSLEEWHQSFLPEATLDSAADDAPRIIHSYSHVLTGFAARLTDAEAETLRSKEGCLRLYPEEFLPLATTHSPGFLGLHMGKDGFWSRSGFGRGVVIGLLDTGILPSHPSFNDAGLPPPPKKWKGTCQFRSIAGGGCSNKVIGARAFGSAAINNTAPPVDDAGHGTHTASTAAGNFVQNADVRGNAHGTASGMAPHAHLAIYKVCTRSRCSIMDIVAGLDAAVKDGVDVLSFSISATDGAQFNYDLIAIATFKAMEHGIFVSAAAGNDGPAAGSITNGAPWMLTVAAGTMDRAIRTTVRLGNGQEFDGESLFQPRNNTAGRPLPLVFPGRNGDPEARDCSTLVEAEVSGKVVLCESRSITEHVEQGQMVSAYGGAGMILMNKAAEGYTTFADAHVLPASHVSYAAGSKIAAYVKSTPKPTATITFRGTVMGSSPAPSVAFFSSRGPNKASPGILKPDITGPGMNILAAWAPSEMHPQFADDVSLTFFMVSGTSMSTPHLSGIAAIIKSLHPSWSPAAIKSAIMTSSNTADHAGVPIKDEQYRRASFYSMGAGYVNPSRAVDPGLVYDLGAGEYVAYLCGLGIGDDGVKEITGRRIACAKLKAITEAELNYPSLVVKLLSHPITVRRTVTNVGKANSVYTAVVDMPKGVSVVVRPPMLRFTRVNEKQSFTVTVRWNGPPAVAGAEGNLKWVSSKHVVRSPIVIPPAKAAA encoded by the coding sequence ATGAGGACCCAAAAAAGTCTCCTTCCCCTACTCCTCCTGCTGTCCGCCGCCGCGCTGCTCGCCGTCGCCGACGCGCAGGAGCGCAAGAACTACGTGGTTCATCTCGAGCCGAGGGACGACGACGACAGCAGCAGCGCCGGTTCGCTGGAGGAGTGGCACCAGTCCTTCTTGCCGGAGGCCACGCTGGACTCGGCGGCGGATGACGCCCCGAGGATCATCCACTCGTACAGCCACGTGCTGACGGGGTTCGCCGCCCGCCTCACCGACGCGGAGGCGGAGACGCTGCGGAGCAAGGAGGGGTGCCTGCGGCTGTACCCCGAGGAGTTCCTGCCGCTGGCGACCACCCACTCGccgggcttcctcggcctccacATGGGCAAGGACGGCTTCTGGAGCCGGTCCGGGTTCGGCCGCGGCGTGGTGATTGGGCTCCTCGACACCGGCATCCTGCCCAGCCACCCGTCCTTCAACGACGccgggctgccgccgccgcccaagAAGTGGAAGGGCACCTGCCAGTTCAGGTCGATCGCCGGCGGCGGGTGCAGCAACAAGGTCATCGGCGCGCGCGCGTTCGGGAGCGCGGCCATCAACAACACGGCGCCGCCCGTGGACGACGCGGGCCACGGCACGCACACGGCCAGCACGGCGGCGGGCAACTTCGTGCAGAACGCCGACGTGCGCGGCAACGCGCACGGCACGGCGTCCGGGATGGCGCCGCATGCGCACCTGGCCATCTACAAGGTGTGCACGCGGAGCCGGTGCTCCATCATGGACATCGTCGCCGGGCTCGACGCCGCCGTCAAGGACGGCGTGGACGTGCTCTCCTTCTCCATCAGCGCCACCGACGGCGCGCAGTTCAACTACGACCTCATCGCCATCGCCACGTTCAAGGCCATGGAGCACGGCATCTTCGTCAGCGCCGCGGCTGGCAACGACGGCCCCGCCGCGGGATCCATCACCAACGGCGCGCCGTGGATGCTGACGGTCGCGGCGGGCACCATGGACCGCGCGATACGCACCACCGTGAGGCTCGGCAACGGGCAGGAGTTCGACGGCGAGTCGCTGTTCCAGCCCCGGAACAACACCGCGGGGCGCCCGCTGCCGCTCGTCTTCCCGGGCCGCAACGGCGACCCGGAGGCCCGCGACTGCAGCACGCTGGTGGAGGCCGAGGTGAGTGGCAAGGTGGTCCTGTGCGAGAGCCGCTCCATCACCGAGCACGTCGAGCAGGGGCAGATGGTGTCCGCGTACGGCGGCGCCGgcatgatcctgatgaacaaggCGGCGGAGGGGTACACCACCTTCGCCGACGCGCACGTGCTACCGGCGTCGCACGTGAGCTACGCCGCGGGGTCGAAGATCGCGGCGTACGTCAAGTCGACGCCCAAGCCCACGGCGACCATCACGTTCCGGGGCACGGTGATGGGCTCGTCCCCGGCGCCGTCCGTGGCCTTCTTCTCGTCGCGCGGGCCGAACAAGGCGAGCCCGGGCATCCTGAAGCCGGACATCACCGGGCCCGGCATGAACATCCTGGCGGCGTGGGCGCCCAGCGAGATGCACCCGCAGTTCGCGGACGACGTGAGCCTGACCTTCTTCATGGTGTCCGGGACGTCGATGTCGACGCCGCACCTGAGCGGCATCGCAGCCATCATCAAGAGCCTGCACCCGAGCTGGTCCCCCGCTGCGATCAAGTCGGCGATCATGACTTCGTCGAACACGGCTGACCACGCGGGCGTGCCGATCAAGGACGAGCAGTACCGGCGGGCGAGCTTCTACAGCATGGGCGCCGGGTACGTGAACCCGTCCCGCGCCGTCGACCCGGGGCTGGTGTACGACCTCGGCGCCGGCGAGTACGTCGCCTACCTCTGCGGCCTGGGCATCGGGGACGACGGCGTCAAGGAGATAACGGGGCGCCGCATCGCCTGCGCCAAGCTGAAGGCCATCACCGAGGCGGAGCTCAACTACCCGTCGCTGGTGGTGAAGCTGCTGTCCCATCCGATCACCGTCCGCCGCACCGTGACCAACGTCGGGAAGGCCAACTCTGTCTACACGGCCGTGGTGGACATGCCGAAGGGCGTGTCCGTGGTGGTGCGGCCCCCGATGCTGCGGTTCACCAGGGTGAACGAGAAGCAGAGCTTCACCGTGACGGTGCGGTGGAACGGGCCGCCGGCCGTGGCCGGCGCCGAGGGGAACCTGAAGTGGGTGTCGAGCAAGCACGTCGTCCGGAGCCCGATCGTGATACCGCCGGCCAAGGCCGCCGCGTAG